The Fundulus heteroclitus isolate FHET01 chromosome 13, MU-UCD_Fhet_4.1, whole genome shotgun sequence genome contains a region encoding:
- the mindy1 gene encoding ubiquitin carboxyl-terminal hydrolase MINDY-1, whose protein sequence is MAESSSAPTDLLIGCAKEEAGLRETTAAAGGSDQGAKVPNSNGKADRPPPAREPEEDEEATPTPPETSPSLSENETLTIATTEDETLSVQLRQLKAERRPGREGEPDLDQEDSSAAMTAADSDDQRESTDSASFSIPSLELSDGVATTGNSLDIEDGLSSTCSAPGVEGGSPPPVEAPGLKVEEALEAAGGAVAAAVAAAAAPPQVAAAAAAVAEAGPSMPAYYLVKWITWKEKKTPIITQSENGPCPLLAIMNTLFLRWKAKLPAQTEVVTTEELMAHLGECVLSVTPREKTNGMELNFQQNMSDAMAVLPKLSTGLDVNVRFTGVTDFEYTPECIVFDLLNIPLYHGWLVDPQSPEMAAAVGKLSYNQLVEKIIDCKHSADSCRVGEGLVAEQFLESTATQLSYHGLCELNTTAKEGEISVFFRNNHFSTMIKHKGHLYLLVTDQGFLQEEGMVWESLHNVEGDGNFCDSSFRLCHPPERSPAASLLAPGSQEQQRQIDQDYLVAVSLQQQQEGAPGPLSDLELARQLQEEEYQQQQQQQQQQAGPAQTPRQVRAQGSQQPRRREKDSDCAIL, encoded by the exons ATGGCAGAATCCAGCTCGGCACCAACAGACCTGCTGATTGGATGCGCCAAGGAGGAGGCGGGTCTCAGAGAGACGACCGCGGCTGCCGGCGGGTCCGACCAAGGAGCGAAGGTCCCAAACAGCAACGGCAAGGCCGACAGACCTCCTCCTGCCAGAGAGCCAGAGGAAGACGAAGAGGCCACGCCCACGCCGCCCGAGACGTCGCCAAGCCTGTCTGAAAACGAGACGCTGACCATCGCTACGACGGAGGACGAAACTCTGTCAGTCCAGCTCAGGCAGCTTAAGGCTGAAAGGCGACCAGGGAGAGAAGGAGAGCCAG ACCTGGACCAGGAGGACAGCTCGGCAGCGATGACGGCAGCGGACTCGGACGATCAGCGCGAGTCCACCGACTCCGCCTCCTTCTCCATTCCCAGTCTGGAGCTTTCGGATGGAGTGGCGACCACGGGGAACTCTCTGGACATCGAGGACGGCTTGTCATCAACCTGCTCTGCTCCGGGGGTGGAGGGCGGCTCCCCCCCGCCTGTCGAGGCGCCCGGCCTGAAGGTGGAGGAGGCGCtggaagcagcag GAggagctgttgctgctgctgttgctgctgctgctgctccccctcaggttgctgctgctgccgccgcgGTGGCGGAGGCCGGACCCTCCATGCCAGCATACTACCTGGTGAAGTGGATCACCTGGAAGGAGAAGAAGACTCCCATCATCACTCAGAGCGAGAACGGGccctgccccctgctggccatCATGAACACGCTCTTCCTGCGCTGGAAG GCGAAGCTTCCTGCTCAGACTGAAGTGGTCACCACCGAGGAGCTGATGGCTCATCTGG GAGAGTGCGTTTTATCAGTCACCCCCAGAGAGAAGACGAACGGCATGGAGCTCAACTTCCAGCAG AACATGAGCGACGCCATGGCGGTGCTGCCCAAGCTGTCCACGGGCCTGGACGTTAACGTTCGCTTCACGGGAGTCACGGACTTCGAGTACACGCCGGAGTGCATCGTGTTCGACCTGCTCAACATCCCGCTGTACCACGGCTGGCTGGTGGACCCGCAG AGCCCAGAGATGGCGGCCGCTGTGGGGAAGCTGAGTTACAACCAGCTGGTGGAGAAAATCATCGACTGCAAGCACTCGGCGGACAGCTGCAGAGTCGGCGAAG GTCTGGTGGCGGAGCAGTTCCTGGAGTCCACGGCCACTCAGCTTTCATACCACGGTCTGTGTGAGCTCAACACCACGGCCAAAGAAGGCGAGATCTCCGTCTTCTTCCGGAACAACCACTTCAGCACCATGATCAAACACAAG GGTCACCTGTACCTTCTGGTGACAGACCAGGGCTTCCTGCAGGAGGAGGGCATGGTCTGGGAGTCTCTCCACAACGTCGAAGGAGACGGAAACTTCTGCGACTCCAGCTTCAGGCTGTGCCATCCTCCCGAGAGATCTCCGGCCGCCTCCCTCCTGGCGCCCGGCAGCCAGGAGCAGCAGCGGCAGATCGACCAG GACTACCTGGTGGCGGTGtccttgcagcagcagcaggaaggcGCCCCTGGACCTCTCAGTGACCTGGAACTGGCCCGGCAGCTCCAGGAGGAGGagtaccagcagcagcagcagcagcagcagcagcaggcgggACCGGCGCAGACGCCACGGCAG GTCAGAGCTCAGGGGTCGCAGCAGCCCAGAAGAAGAGAGAAGGACTCGGACTGTGCCATCCTGTAA